One window of the Novipirellula artificiosorum genome contains the following:
- a CDS encoding sulfatase: MKCLTFVCLLLVSGYAKAGAVPNVLLIVADDLNCDIGPYGDRAAITPNLQRLAARGLVFERAYCQQAVCNPSRSSFLTGLRPDTVKVDDLRKYFRETAVDGTNLITLPQHFKNHGYFCQNIGKMFHNMGETQDRRSWSIDEVLFKGTHATDTVYANTPAALRERTFAKAPVAEALDVPDTAYRDGQIANLAAAMLRDHPADGQPFFLAVGFWRPHLPFVAPKKYWDLYDPEKISLPEPAAAPVDVPAIAMHDSTEIRGYDGVPKNRPFTTKEIRHYRHGYYGSISFLDTQLGEILDALDESEHAANTVVVFTSDHGFHIGEQTLWGKTTNFELDARVPLIIADPMHVAGHGKSTTALAELVDLYPTLAALARIDGDLNKRLEGDSLAPVIFDPAVCVKDAAFTQHQHPFYGPAANWKAWGYSIRTAEWRYTEWRDMEGGEVIARELYDHVHDPGESRNVATEYSEVVKFHAARLAKQFKW, from the coding sequence ATGAAATGCTTAACGTTTGTTTGCCTACTGCTCGTCAGTGGCTATGCCAAGGCTGGCGCAGTTCCCAACGTCCTCTTGATCGTTGCCGACGACTTGAACTGCGACATCGGTCCTTATGGCGACCGGGCGGCAATCACACCGAATCTGCAGCGACTTGCGGCGCGGGGCCTTGTTTTCGAGCGGGCCTACTGTCAACAGGCGGTGTGCAATCCGTCGCGATCGTCATTCCTGACGGGCCTGCGACCGGACACGGTCAAGGTTGATGACTTGCGCAAGTACTTCCGCGAAACCGCAGTGGACGGGACCAACCTGATCACGCTTCCCCAGCATTTCAAGAACCACGGCTATTTCTGCCAGAACATTGGCAAGATGTTTCACAACATGGGAGAAACTCAGGACCGCCGCTCCTGGTCGATTGACGAGGTCCTGTTCAAGGGCACTCATGCCACAGACACGGTCTACGCCAACACGCCCGCCGCATTGAGAGAACGGACCTTTGCCAAAGCACCCGTCGCGGAAGCCCTCGACGTGCCCGACACCGCATACCGTGATGGGCAGATCGCCAACCTCGCTGCGGCAATGCTTCGTGACCACCCCGCCGACGGACAGCCGTTCTTTCTTGCAGTTGGATTCTGGCGTCCCCATCTTCCTTTTGTCGCGCCAAAGAAATACTGGGACCTCTACGATCCCGAAAAGATTTCCTTGCCTGAACCTGCCGCTGCCCCCGTGGATGTTCCTGCCATCGCCATGCACGATTCAACGGAGATTCGCGGCTATGATGGCGTCCCGAAAAATCGCCCTTTCACCACCAAGGAGATTCGACACTATCGGCATGGGTACTATGGCTCGATTAGCTTCCTGGACACCCAGCTCGGAGAAATTCTTGATGCGCTTGACGAGAGTGAACACGCTGCAAATACGGTCGTCGTCTTCACATCCGACCACGGATTCCACATCGGCGAGCAGACGCTCTGGGGAAAGACAACCAATTTTGAACTCGACGCACGCGTGCCTCTGATCATTGCCGACCCGATGCATGTGGCCGGACATGGTAAAAGCACAACCGCACTGGCCGAACTGGTCGATCTCTACCCCACCCTCGCAGCGCTGGCCAGGATCGATGGCGATTTGAACAAGCGTCTTGAGGGGGATAGCCTTGCACCGGTCATCTTCGATCCCGCAGTGTGCGTGAAGGATGCGGCGTTTACGCAACACCAGCATCCCTTTTATGGACCGGCGGCAAACTGGAAAGCCTGGGGCTATTCCATCCGTACTGCCGAATGGCGTTACACCGAATGGCGCGACATGGAGGGTGGTGAAGTGATCGCCCGGGAACTCTACGATCACGTACACGACCCAGGCGAATCACGTAACGTCGCCACCGAATATTCCGAAGTGGTCAAGTTCCATGCGGCGCGGCTCGCGAAACAATTTAAGTGGTAA
- a CDS encoding 3-keto-disaccharide hydrolase, whose translation MNKRLFLLIAYTCLFTAIPLCSADDNQLTDQEQSEGWQLLFNGKDYDGWKCNNGKEVASEVFDGSMQPYKSGGYLILHEKTFGNFVLKCDVKMPESCNSGIFLRVEDPANPVHTGFEIQVASGTGTSCHDFGAIYDLVPTTKNVSKGPGTWNRVEIKCLGPNISVTVNDELVCQMNADEFDLPGERAIDGDHKYKLDGKSRVIKDFARTGLLGFQDHGHPVWYKNVKVLPLP comes from the coding sequence ATGAATAAACGGCTCTTCCTTCTGATCGCCTACACTTGCCTGTTCACCGCGATTCCCCTTTGCTCTGCTGACGACAACCAATTGACCGATCAAGAACAGAGCGAGGGATGGCAACTGCTTTTCAATGGTAAAGACTACGATGGATGGAAGTGCAACAACGGAAAAGAAGTCGCGTCGGAGGTGTTCGATGGATCGATGCAGCCCTACAAATCCGGGGGCTACCTTATCCTTCACGAAAAGACGTTTGGCAATTTTGTCTTGAAGTGTGATGTGAAGATGCCAGAGTCTTGCAACTCGGGGATCTTTCTTCGTGTTGAAGACCCAGCCAATCCGGTACACACGGGATTTGAAATTCAAGTTGCCAGCGGTACGGGGACCAGTTGCCACGACTTTGGCGCTATTTACGACCTCGTGCCAACAACCAAGAATGTGTCGAAAGGACCGGGTACTTGGAACCGGGTTGAGATCAAATGCTTAGGCCCAAACATTTCCGTCACCGTCAACGATGAACTGGTTTGCCAGATGAATGCTGACGAATTCGATTTGCCGGGTGAACGAGCTATCGATGGGGACCACAAGTACAAGCTTGATGGCAAGAGTCGCGTGATCAAGGACTTCGCACGAACTGGATTGTTGGGGTTCCAGGACCATGGTCATCCGGTTTGGTACAAGAACGTCAAGGTCTTGCCGCTTCCTTAA
- a CDS encoding NIPSNAP family protein: MKRREFFVSGGAVGLATLGNSSLVHSAGGSPTDRECYELRHYLVDSEEQRKGLDQFLAEAALPALNRLGISPVGVFTPLEGISPVTVLIPHPNTESVATLVQRMGDDRQFMTAASEFLNAPAEQPAFARMESSLMIAFRGMPKLETPITSKDRIVQLRIYESPSIVTGQKKIEMFNDAGEIAVFRKTGLHPVFFGETIVGPKMPNLTYMLAFDSQEQLKANWKQFVSSEEWQALKKLDEYADKRILSGITNTILKPTTYSQI; encoded by the coding sequence ATGAAACGACGCGAATTCTTCGTCAGCGGTGGCGCTGTGGGTTTAGCCACCTTGGGAAACTCCTCCCTCGTTCATTCCGCGGGTGGGTCGCCGACCGACCGAGAGTGTTACGAATTGCGACACTATCTTGTGGACAGCGAAGAACAACGCAAAGGACTGGATCAATTCCTGGCCGAGGCTGCCTTGCCGGCGCTCAATCGGCTTGGCATCTCACCCGTGGGCGTGTTCACACCACTGGAGGGGATTTCGCCCGTAACGGTTTTGATCCCCCACCCCAATACAGAGTCGGTTGCGACGTTGGTTCAGCGCATGGGTGATGACCGTCAATTCATGACCGCTGCATCCGAGTTTCTCAATGCGCCTGCGGAACAGCCCGCATTCGCTCGCATGGAATCGTCCTTGATGATCGCGTTCCGGGGCATGCCGAAGCTAGAAACGCCAATCACTTCCAAGGATCGCATCGTCCAACTGCGAATCTACGAGAGCCCGAGCATTGTGACCGGCCAGAAGAAGATCGAAATGTTCAACGATGCGGGAGAGATCGCGGTGTTCCGAAAAACGGGGCTCCATCCCGTTTTCTTTGGCGAAACGATTGTCGGTCCGAAGATGCCCAATTTGACCTACATGTTGGCTTTTGACAGCCAAGAGCAATTGAAAGCGAACTGGAAACAATTCGTGAGCTCAGAGGAATGGCAGGCATTGAAGAAGCTGGACGAGTATGCCGACAAACGAATCTTGTCGGGGATTACGAATACGATTCTTAAGCCAACCACGTATTCGCAGATTTAG
- a CDS encoding Gfo/Idh/MocA family protein, producing MWDSISRRFFLRGTAAAAGALATSGLPLAAEDSPNNRLQFASIGVGGKGDSDSKAAANHGEMVAVCDVDRNRLANALKHFPNARGFTDYREMLDQMGNSIDAVTVSTPDHMHAPASLMAMRMGIHCFCQKPLTRTIYEARLVGQVAREKKLATQMGNQGTASDTLRQCAHWLRGGAIGSVKELHIWTNRAKGWWPQGIERPPQQPTPAHLDWDAWLGVAAERPYGDGYHPFKWRGWWDFGTGALGDIACHVVSMPFMGLDLRDPLSAVAETSGHNGESFPESSIITFEFGANPWRGPVKLVWYDGGRLPPKELLGGREPGPEGGSLAIGDKGILLNDQLLDGAEPVQVEFPHSPGHVEEWIRAIRGGEQAMSNFPDYAGPLTEVMLLGNLAVWTGQKVEWNAAEMAVSNIKGLDTLIKPTYRNGYTLDT from the coding sequence ATGTGGGACTCGATATCGCGTCGTTTTTTTCTCCGCGGCACTGCTGCCGCAGCGGGTGCTTTGGCAACGAGCGGCTTGCCGCTTGCTGCCGAGGATTCGCCCAACAATCGACTGCAATTCGCTAGCATAGGAGTCGGCGGAAAGGGAGACAGCGATTCCAAAGCTGCCGCGAATCATGGTGAAATGGTTGCGGTTTGTGATGTGGATCGGAACCGTCTCGCCAACGCACTCAAGCATTTTCCGAATGCCAGAGGCTTTACGGACTATCGAGAAATGCTCGATCAAATGGGCAACTCGATCGATGCGGTTACCGTCAGCACTCCCGATCATATGCACGCTCCTGCGTCGTTGATGGCGATGCGGATGGGCATCCACTGTTTTTGCCAAAAACCGCTCACTCGGACGATCTACGAAGCAAGGCTTGTGGGTCAGGTGGCGCGCGAGAAAAAACTGGCGACGCAAATGGGAAACCAAGGCACGGCCAGTGATACGCTCAGGCAATGCGCACACTGGTTGCGTGGCGGCGCGATTGGCAGCGTCAAAGAGTTGCACATTTGGACCAATCGGGCAAAAGGATGGTGGCCACAAGGCATCGAGCGTCCTCCGCAACAGCCAACACCGGCGCATCTCGACTGGGACGCGTGGCTCGGTGTTGCAGCCGAGCGACCTTACGGCGACGGCTACCATCCCTTCAAATGGCGTGGTTGGTGGGATTTTGGCACCGGAGCTCTCGGGGACATTGCCTGTCATGTGGTCAGCATGCCGTTCATGGGACTCGATTTGCGTGACCCTCTCTCTGCGGTTGCAGAGACATCGGGACATAACGGCGAGAGCTTTCCGGAGTCGTCAATCATCACCTTCGAATTCGGCGCGAATCCATGGCGTGGCCCAGTCAAGCTGGTTTGGTACGATGGTGGCAGACTTCCACCGAAGGAATTGCTAGGTGGTCGTGAGCCGGGACCTGAGGGTGGCTCGCTTGCGATTGGCGACAAGGGAATCTTGCTGAATGACCAACTGCTTGATGGTGCGGAACCCGTTCAGGTTGAATTCCCTCATTCCCCTGGTCATGTCGAAGAATGGATTCGGGCGATCCGAGGCGGCGAACAAGCGATGTCCAACTTCCCCGACTACGCTGGACCTCTCACCGAAGTCATGCTGCTGGGAAACTTAGCCGTTTGGACCGGCCAAAAAGTCGAGTGGAATGCAGCGGAGATGGCCGTGTCGAACATCAAAGGATTGGACACGCTCATCAAGCCGACCTACCGCAACGGTTACACGCTCGACACGTGA
- a CDS encoding alpha-L-fucosidase: MRRYFSVGIVACIAFIATFFLVISGHVQAATTTHQGPDHWVVLKVQDAEVVDGRLAWDFELEEKGPYVVQVISTGELAKATVEVDGVQFQEVLKKDFVIEAGTVSEFKRSVSLKSVGKHRLTIETSVALKQLRIVPHFSNSLGSGEYHSQWLAMHQSKQKQAAMAWFKEAKFGMFIHWGLYSQAGGIWKGTRIEQSPYPGPRVAEWLMSTFRIPRAEYAELSKNFQPDHSFAENIARLAKDAGMKYVVITAKHHDGFALFDSACSQYDMMDATPYKGDAIKELYEACLAEGLEFGVYYSHGNDWQDGSDGNYASIKSRNDVLGIYTHPRGKNLWDPSPNTHAEYLENKAYLQIAELVKMMPRLRLIWFDGDGFVTEAQSFRFYKMIFDLNPNVIVNRRVGHGFGDYLDAGDNKIPGATEVLDKHWETCGTTNNSWGYKSYDDDWKSTRELLYYFIDIASKGGNYLLNIGPDGRGQVPAPSARHLREVGQWLAINGEAIYGSTRWKVLHEGAEETQLEGTGQRAAKGFSRRFTPKDFWFTAKGDTVYAISLVRSGDTVRIRSLNQQAGTIQRVRLLGSDQAFPWKQNAAALELDFKDVKTSENGFVVEILFR; this comes from the coding sequence ATGAGACGCTACTTTTCAGTTGGAATCGTCGCCTGCATTGCGTTCATCGCCACATTCTTTCTCGTTATCTCTGGCCATGTACAGGCCGCGACCACGACCCATCAAGGTCCCGATCATTGGGTCGTGCTGAAGGTGCAGGACGCCGAGGTTGTGGACGGTCGCCTTGCATGGGACTTTGAGCTTGAAGAGAAGGGACCATACGTCGTCCAGGTCATCAGTACGGGCGAACTTGCCAAGGCCACGGTGGAGGTCGATGGGGTGCAGTTCCAGGAAGTTCTGAAGAAGGACTTTGTCATAGAAGCTGGGACCGTGTCGGAATTCAAGAGGTCCGTCAGCTTGAAGTCCGTGGGAAAACACAGGTTGACGATTGAGACGTCGGTCGCTTTGAAACAGCTACGTATTGTGCCACATTTCAGTAATTCGCTTGGATCGGGCGAGTATCACTCACAGTGGCTGGCAATGCATCAATCGAAGCAAAAACAAGCGGCCATGGCTTGGTTCAAAGAGGCAAAATTCGGGATGTTTATCCATTGGGGGCTGTACTCGCAAGCGGGTGGTATTTGGAAGGGCACCCGCATTGAACAATCCCCGTATCCAGGACCCCGCGTCGCCGAATGGCTGATGTCGACCTTTCGCATTCCCCGCGCCGAATATGCGGAACTGTCCAAGAACTTCCAGCCCGATCATTCCTTCGCGGAAAACATCGCCCGGCTGGCCAAGGACGCCGGGATGAAATACGTGGTGATCACCGCCAAGCATCATGATGGCTTCGCGTTGTTCGATTCGGCCTGCTCGCAGTACGACATGATGGATGCCACGCCCTACAAGGGCGATGCGATCAAGGAACTTTACGAGGCTTGCTTGGCCGAGGGATTGGAGTTCGGCGTGTACTACTCGCACGGCAACGACTGGCAAGACGGCAGCGACGGAAACTATGCCAGCATCAAAAGTCGCAACGACGTGCTCGGTATCTATACGCATCCGAGGGGCAAGAATCTCTGGGACCCGAGTCCCAACACTCACGCCGAGTATCTGGAGAATAAGGCCTACCTGCAGATCGCCGAACTGGTCAAGATGATGCCACGATTGCGTTTGATTTGGTTTGACGGTGACGGGTTTGTTACCGAGGCGCAATCCTTCCGTTTCTACAAGATGATCTTTGACCTCAATCCCAATGTGATTGTCAATCGACGTGTCGGCCACGGTTTCGGCGACTATCTCGACGCAGGTGACAACAAGATTCCCGGTGCAACCGAAGTGCTGGACAAGCACTGGGAGACATGTGGCACCACGAACAACTCCTGGGGCTACAAGTCCTATGATGATGACTGGAAGAGCACGCGTGAACTGCTTTACTATTTCATCGACATCGCGTCGAAGGGAGGGAACTACTTGTTGAACATTGGTCCCGACGGACGGGGCCAGGTGCCGGCGCCCAGTGCCCGCCATCTGCGTGAGGTAGGGCAATGGTTGGCGATCAACGGCGAGGCCATCTATGGCAGCACCCGCTGGAAAGTTCTTCACGAAGGTGCAGAGGAAACGCAGCTGGAGGGCACCGGTCAGCGGGCCGCCAAGGGCTTCTCGCGCCGCTTCACTCCGAAGGACTTTTGGTTCACCGCCAAGGGCGACACGGTCTACGCCATCTCGCTGGTGCGCAGCGGCGACACCGTCCGAATCCGTTCCTTGAACCAGCAAGCTGGAACGATCCAACGAGTCCGTCTGCTCGGCAGCGACCAGGCGTTCCCATGGAAACAGAACGCTGCGGCGTTGGAACTCGATTTCAAAGACGTGAAAACCAGTGAAAATGGTTTCGTGGTGGAGATCCTCTTTCGTTGA
- a CDS encoding esterase/lipase family protein → MNVVSEKETEKVILVHGTFASSADDRGRGWWQVGSSAYTALAKRLPPNISLASEGSVFRWSGDNTERARSKAAAQLLKFVEPMEQAGRPYHLIGHSHGGSVIWNALRLATTRKKSLHNLRSWSTVGTPFMHHRSRSPWGPVSVAYMILAALLLYPAAKTFLTLASMPYHAATGQMDDGLFITADEGVGMVTAIARAPILKGMELLGVAFTPTEKGIRLGHFDPESNQSMASFLFFSVEGWVILGAIVLFGYIMLLLGSFFLRPVTEGLRIAWERRLEQRAFDEYRQRWLGIWTEDDEAINGLRATMDLSVSFVGNLVVRERIFLSDLISLPSRPLYRLFAPIYNHMIRPTLDSMIRQIVVKAAQGNDRPAANVVAVSPHPVLSPPAPSAPPLPDELRLQIRDRADAHANDLGPKLRVLLAQSSLTAGLEGFGQTLSGRELVHTSYFDHAEVVDLLGLNISRSRGASPLRRSSASAEILQWFNTFKQLQGAEESQVRHRMRPRFRDASQDAKQPWAA, encoded by the coding sequence ATGAATGTCGTTTCAGAAAAGGAAACTGAGAAAGTCATCTTGGTTCATGGGACATTTGCATCGTCGGCGGATGATCGTGGGCGAGGCTGGTGGCAGGTCGGCAGTAGTGCGTACACCGCTTTAGCGAAGCGACTGCCGCCAAACATTTCTCTAGCGTCAGAGGGGAGTGTCTTCCGTTGGTCGGGTGACAACACGGAGCGGGCTCGTAGCAAAGCTGCCGCTCAACTTCTGAAGTTCGTCGAGCCGATGGAGCAAGCGGGGCGCCCCTACCATCTGATTGGTCACAGTCATGGTGGATCGGTGATTTGGAACGCGCTGCGGTTGGCAACGACGCGGAAGAAATCGCTCCACAATCTGCGGAGCTGGTCAACCGTCGGGACGCCCTTCATGCACCATCGATCCAGGTCGCCCTGGGGGCCAGTCAGCGTCGCCTACATGATCTTGGCTGCTCTCCTGCTCTATCCGGCCGCAAAGACTTTCCTGACGCTAGCGAGCATGCCCTATCATGCAGCGACAGGACAAATGGACGATGGACTCTTCATCACTGCGGATGAGGGGGTTGGAATGGTCACTGCCATCGCTCGAGCTCCTATCCTGAAGGGCATGGAATTGTTAGGGGTTGCCTTCACCCCGACCGAAAAAGGTATCCGGCTTGGGCACTTCGATCCCGAATCAAACCAATCGATGGCAAGCTTTCTCTTCTTTTCGGTTGAAGGCTGGGTGATTCTGGGCGCGATTGTCCTGTTCGGTTACATCATGCTGTTGCTAGGCAGTTTCTTCCTCCGACCTGTGACGGAAGGTCTGAGAATTGCGTGGGAAAGACGATTGGAGCAACGAGCTTTTGATGAGTATCGCCAGCGCTGGCTCGGTATCTGGACCGAAGACGATGAAGCGATCAATGGTCTACGCGCCACCATGGACTTGTCCGTTTCCTTTGTTGGCAACCTTGTTGTACGAGAACGCATTTTTCTTTCGGACTTGATCTCGCTGCCGTCACGCCCGTTGTATCGGCTCTTCGCGCCGATCTACAATCATATGATTCGCCCCACTCTCGACTCGATGATCCGACAGATTGTCGTCAAAGCAGCGCAAGGCAATGACCGGCCCGCGGCGAACGTCGTGGCTGTCTCGCCACATCCGGTTTTGTCGCCACCGGCCCCGTCGGCCCCGCCGCTGCCAGATGAATTGAGGCTGCAAATCCGAGATCGCGCCGATGCTCACGCCAACGATTTGGGACCGAAACTGCGAGTTCTCTTGGCACAGTCGTCGTTGACGGCGGGATTGGAGGGATTCGGTCAAACGCTGTCGGGCCGCGAGTTGGTTCATACCTCCTACTTTGACCATGCGGAAGTCGTCGATCTGCTGGGACTGAATATCAGTCGCTCGAGAGGTGCGAGTCCGCTGCGACGATCATCTGCGTCCGCGGAGATCCTCCAGTGGTTCAACACCTTCAAGCAGCTACAGGGGGCAGAGGAGTCGCAGGTCCGACATCGGATGCGTCCAAGATTCCGGGATGCCAGCCAAGATGCGAAGCAACCATGGGCAGCTTGA
- a CDS encoding PhnD/SsuA/transferrin family substrate-binding protein, giving the protein MHRRLAVYCYWLALAGSSVGAFGSLAAQEAPLQTLSLIVMDPLAAPLSCPCVEGYAQRKYEVLADRLQDAMGCPVQLSFGESLRMALKKSDGKADLIIGKDSVVRADAAANGRTVTPIGALSDKQGSTTQHGLIVVNHADPAQSVNDLHGYSIVFGPAEADEKHAAVFSLLSKVGVSVPENPTISSACSDGACQVIDSGPQSKSAAVISSYAAPLLEGCGTVKKGDLRVVAKTDPVPFIAAFTTDSVSPDQRALLQNVLFDLVNDSEAMEALESLAGFLPMAEEASVEAAKRKKKE; this is encoded by the coding sequence ATGCATCGACGTCTTGCCGTCTATTGCTATTGGCTTGCTTTGGCAGGTTCGAGCGTGGGGGCGTTCGGATCGCTAGCCGCTCAAGAAGCTCCGCTACAAACGTTGTCCCTGATTGTGATGGACCCGTTGGCCGCGCCGCTATCGTGCCCATGCGTCGAAGGCTATGCACAGCGGAAGTACGAAGTGCTGGCCGATCGATTGCAAGATGCAATGGGATGCCCCGTCCAATTGAGCTTCGGTGAATCCCTTCGGATGGCATTGAAAAAATCCGATGGCAAGGCGGATCTCATCATTGGCAAGGACTCGGTTGTGCGAGCCGACGCAGCGGCGAACGGCCGAACCGTCACGCCGATCGGAGCGCTTAGCGACAAACAGGGGTCGACCACCCAGCACGGATTGATTGTTGTCAACCATGCCGATCCGGCGCAGTCGGTGAACGATCTGCATGGCTATTCGATCGTGTTCGGGCCTGCCGAAGCCGACGAGAAGCATGCCGCAGTCTTTTCGCTTTTATCCAAAGTCGGTGTCTCGGTACCGGAGAACCCGACGATCAGTTCCGCCTGCAGCGATGGGGCTTGTCAAGTGATCGATTCGGGGCCGCAGTCTAAAAGTGCCGCCGTCATCTCGAGCTACGCCGCTCCGCTGCTGGAAGGATGCGGCACGGTCAAGAAAGGTGACTTGCGAGTCGTTGCCAAGACCGATCCGGTGCCCTTCATCGCCGCCTTCACCACCGATAGCGTTTCGCCCGATCAACGAGCGCTTCTTCAAAACGTCTTGTTTGATTTGGTCAACGATAGCGAAGCGATGGAAGCACTTGAATCGCTCGCCGGCTTCTTGCCGATGGCGGAGGAAGCGAGCGTCGAGGCGGCGAAGCGAAAAAAAAAAGAGTAG
- a CDS encoding nucleoside hydrolase-like domain-containing protein yields the protein MTNTIKFKISLMMIIATLPCAVTTNAVDTGGKLKIVLAGDSTVTDQAGWGLGFANSLTADATCVNLSAGGRSSKSFRDEGRWQKVLDERPAVILIQFGHNDQPGKGPERETDPNTTYRRNLARYVDESRAIGAKPVIVTSISRRLWASDGIHINSILTGYVKAAKTVADEKKVPVIDLHAQSIEIYEALGQEGCERISPRNQDGSIDRTHLNALGGERFGALIANDLARVMPELKNSIRDMELPNSPHDWLSWLNVLQADDAAKEKLTGGALTGKRPRVVVSTDIGGSDPDDFQSMVHLLFYADVLDIEGLISSPPNQGRLRHLHEALDAYESDFEKLKRNSGKPFPTPKQLRNVSVQGAVDTAPKKGWSNPTDGSRLIIQAAQSDDERPLWILVWGSITDVAQAVHDQPAMKSRIRVYSIGSWNTQHDQAARDYLFENHPDLWWIESDTTFRGMYVGGEQQGEWSNLAFVERHVRHHGALGDLFYQKKRDIKMGDSPSLLYILQGNPDDPTSDHWGGAYQRTDHGQNYWTDDPNPELSVNRRPGAISVNRWRRDFLADWQARMDYARDTQASRKN from the coding sequence ATGACCAACACGATCAAGTTTAAGATCTCCTTGATGATGATCATCGCTACATTGCCCTGCGCTGTGACGACGAATGCCGTGGACACAGGTGGGAAACTCAAAATCGTTTTGGCGGGTGATTCAACGGTGACGGATCAAGCCGGATGGGGACTTGGCTTTGCCAATTCTCTGACCGCTGACGCGACTTGCGTGAATCTGAGTGCAGGCGGCCGCAGCAGCAAAAGCTTCCGCGATGAAGGACGTTGGCAGAAGGTTCTCGATGAGCGGCCGGCAGTGATCCTGATTCAGTTCGGACATAACGATCAACCGGGAAAAGGACCCGAACGAGAAACGGATCCAAACACCACGTATCGACGTAACCTGGCACGCTACGTGGACGAGTCGCGAGCTATCGGCGCGAAACCGGTCATCGTGACGTCCATCTCTCGACGTTTGTGGGCGTCGGATGGAATCCACATCAACTCGATTCTCACGGGCTATGTGAAAGCGGCGAAGACCGTTGCGGACGAAAAGAAGGTACCGGTGATCGATCTGCATGCGCAGTCGATCGAAATCTACGAAGCCCTAGGTCAAGAAGGTTGTGAGCGGATCAGCCCTCGCAATCAGGATGGCAGCATTGATAGGACGCACCTGAATGCACTCGGTGGAGAGCGGTTCGGAGCCCTGATCGCCAATGACTTGGCGCGGGTGATGCCTGAACTCAAAAATAGCATTCGTGATATGGAATTGCCGAATTCCCCGCACGATTGGCTAAGCTGGCTGAACGTGCTGCAAGCCGACGACGCAGCTAAGGAAAAGTTGACGGGTGGGGCGTTGACTGGCAAGCGGCCGCGCGTGGTCGTCTCGACGGACATCGGGGGCTCGGACCCCGATGATTTTCAGTCGATGGTGCATCTTCTCTTCTATGCGGACGTGCTCGACATCGAAGGCCTAATCTCTTCGCCTCCAAACCAAGGTCGGCTGCGGCATCTTCATGAAGCCCTTGATGCCTACGAGTCAGACTTCGAGAAGCTCAAACGAAATTCCGGGAAGCCGTTTCCAACACCGAAACAGTTGCGAAACGTCTCCGTACAAGGTGCGGTCGACACGGCCCCGAAGAAGGGCTGGAGCAACCCCACCGATGGGTCACGGCTGATCATTCAAGCTGCGCAATCAGACGACGAGCGTCCGTTGTGGATTTTGGTTTGGGGAAGTATCACCGATGTGGCGCAGGCCGTTCATGATCAGCCTGCGATGAAGTCGAGAATCCGCGTGTACTCCATCGGCTCGTGGAATACCCAGCACGATCAAGCCGCGCGGGACTATCTTTTCGAGAATCATCCCGATCTTTGGTGGATCGAATCGGACACGACCTTTCGGGGAATGTATGTGGGGGGAGAACAGCAAGGTGAATGGAGTAATTTGGCGTTTGTGGAGAGGCACGTTCGTCACCACGGTGCGCTGGGCGATTTGTTCTATCAGAAGAAACGCGACATCAAGATGGGAGACTCGCCGTCGCTGCTGTACATCCTGCAAGGTAATCCGGATGACCCGACCTCGGACCACTGGGGTGGCGCTTACCAACGAACCGATCATGGACAAAACTACTGGACCGACGATCCCAATCCGGAACTCAGCGTGAACCGTCGCCCAGGCGCCATCTCCGTGAACCGATGGCGTCGCGACTTTCTGGCCGATTGGCAAGCGAGGATGGACTATGCACGGGACACACAGGCATCAAGGAAAAACTGA